From Micromonospora rifamycinica, a single genomic window includes:
- a CDS encoding cold-shock protein, with protein MAQGTVKWFNSEKGYGFIAVDGGQDVFVHFSAIEMDGYKALDDGQRVEFEIAQGQKGPQAERVRVIA; from the coding sequence GTGGCACAGGGCACCGTCAAGTGGTTCAACTCCGAAAAGGGTTACGGCTTCATCGCCGTCGACGGCGGGCAGGACGTCTTCGTCCACTTCTCCGCCATCGAGATGGACGGCTACAAGGCGCTGGACGACGGTCAGCGGGTGGAGTTCGAGATCGCCCAGGGCCAGAAGGGTCCGCAGGCCGAACGGGTCCGCGTCATCGCCTGA
- the groL gene encoding chaperonin GroEL (60 kDa chaperone family; promotes refolding of misfolded polypeptides especially under stressful conditions; forms two stacked rings of heptamers to form a barrel-shaped 14mer; ends can be capped by GroES; misfolded proteins enter the barrel where they are refolded when GroES binds): protein MAKMIAFDEEARRGLERGMNQLADAVKVTLGPKGRNVVLEKKWGAPTITNDGVSIAKEIELEDPYEKIGAELVKEVAKKTDDVAGDGTTTATVLAQALVREGLRNVAAGANPMALKRGIETAVASVSEELSKLAKDVETKEQIASTASISAGDSTVGEIIAEAMDKVGKEGVITVEESNTFGLELELTEGMRFDKGYISAYFMTDPERMEAVFDDPYLLIANSKISSVKDLLPILEKVMQSGKPLLIIAEDLEGEALATLVVNKVRGTFKSVAVKAPGFGDRRKAMLTDIAILTGGQVISEEVGLKLDAASLDMLGRARKVVVTKDETTIVDGAGDADQIQGRVNQIRAEIDKSDSDYDREKLQERLAKLAGGVAVIKVGAATEVELKERKHRIEDAVRNAKAAVEEGIVPGGGVALVQAGKTAFDKLDLTGDEATGAQIVKIALDAPLRQIAVNAGLEGGVVVERVRNLDAGHGLNAASGEYVDLLAAGIIDPAKVTRSALQNAASIAALFLTTEAVVADKPEKTPAAPAGPGGGDMDF, encoded by the coding sequence ATGGCCAAGATGATCGCGTTCGACGAAGAGGCTCGCCGCGGCCTCGAGCGGGGCATGAACCAGCTCGCCGACGCCGTGAAGGTGACCCTCGGCCCCAAGGGCCGCAACGTGGTGCTCGAGAAGAAGTGGGGCGCCCCCACCATCACCAACGATGGTGTGAGCATCGCCAAGGAGATCGAACTCGAGGACCCGTACGAGAAGATCGGCGCCGAGCTGGTCAAGGAGGTCGCCAAGAAGACCGACGACGTCGCCGGTGACGGCACGACGACGGCGACCGTCCTGGCCCAGGCCCTGGTGCGCGAGGGTCTGCGCAACGTGGCCGCCGGTGCCAACCCGATGGCCCTGAAGCGGGGCATCGAGACTGCCGTGGCCAGCGTCTCGGAGGAGCTGTCCAAGCTCGCCAAGGACGTCGAGACCAAGGAGCAGATCGCCTCCACCGCCTCCATCTCCGCCGGTGACAGCACCGTCGGTGAGATCATCGCCGAGGCGATGGACAAGGTCGGCAAGGAAGGCGTCATCACCGTCGAGGAGAGCAACACCTTCGGCCTGGAGCTCGAGCTCACCGAGGGCATGCGCTTCGACAAGGGTTACATCTCCGCGTACTTCATGACCGACCCGGAGCGTATGGAGGCCGTCTTCGACGACCCGTACCTCCTGATCGCCAACAGCAAGATCTCGTCGGTGAAGGACCTGCTCCCGATCCTGGAGAAGGTCATGCAGTCGGGCAAGCCGCTGCTGATCATCGCCGAGGACCTGGAGGGCGAGGCCCTCGCCACCCTGGTCGTCAACAAGGTCCGGGGCACCTTCAAGTCGGTCGCCGTCAAGGCGCCGGGCTTCGGTGACCGTCGCAAGGCCATGCTGACCGACATCGCCATCCTCACCGGTGGCCAGGTCATCAGCGAGGAGGTCGGCCTCAAGCTCGACGCCGCCAGCCTCGACATGCTGGGCCGCGCCCGCAAGGTCGTGGTCACCAAGGACGAGACCACCATCGTCGACGGTGCCGGCGACGCCGACCAGATCCAGGGCCGGGTCAACCAGATCCGGGCCGAGATCGACAAGAGCGACTCCGACTACGACCGCGAGAAGCTGCAGGAGCGGCTGGCCAAGCTGGCCGGTGGCGTTGCGGTGATCAAGGTCGGCGCGGCCACCGAGGTCGAGCTGAAGGAGCGCAAGCACCGCATCGAGGACGCCGTCCGCAACGCGAAGGCCGCCGTCGAGGAGGGCATCGTCCCGGGTGGTGGTGTCGCGCTGGTGCAGGCCGGCAAGACCGCCTTCGACAAGCTGGACCTGACCGGCGACGAGGCGACCGGCGCGCAGATCGTCAAGATCGCGCTGGACGCCCCGCTGCGGCAGATCGCCGTCAACGCCGGCCTCGAGGGTGGCGTGGTCGTCGAGCGCGTCCGCAACCTGGACGCCGGTCACGGCCTCAACGCCGCCAGCGGTGAGTACGTCGACCTGCTGGCCGCCGGCATCATCGACCCGGCCAAGGTGACCCGGTCGGCGCTGCAGAACGCCGCGTCGATCGCGGCGCTCTTCCTCACCACCGAGGCCGTCGTGGCGGACAAGCCGGAGAAGACCCCGGCCGCCCCGGCTGGCCCGGGTGGCGGGGACATGGACTTCTGA
- a CDS encoding S8 family serine peptidase, producing the protein MLADAPPPPGHGFPPGTGRPPGPWPVVAAALAGGWTVALAALLQVVGWSVEQLQVAAGWDRWGWLWPVLSLVTALLAGLPAVLLALLPRSAGVRAAGRGWLSAGLALIALGSLRALPPVHHELYLAVLAATAALLAALATRLPAPTTATRHPGPPWQLGPHPHPQPGPDPQLTPDRQAGHGPRGVAGGAGRPRAVTLLAVAAGLALLVPWVWFGALGGLLETVLAGLAATALGVLAGALLGDRFWSPFTGDGPPRAARTVLVGGLVAGIVLLLLVAGTGQSGAQLPALLYVPPLGFVLGACQVAARRAGAPAGAAPVRWLVGLAVFGPLALTDPEEISILLATTRDVPYWVAVATGVGLAVAVVLAIGYGVLLARPHGRAPGRLVAASSAAVLLLTVGVVEVTAGRPGLYGERLLVVLREQADLSDLPAGTPGRAGRAARTAEVHRRLVATAERTQGALRRDLTRLRLDPTPYYLVNAIETDGGPAVRAWLSTRPEVARVLVSQRLRPLPAPAPASRGDQPAPTGPEWNIRMLGADRVWSELGVTGTGVVIGSSDSGVDGTHPALAAGFRGGDDSWYDPWDHTRAPTDTGGHGTHTTGSAVGRDGIGVAPGAQWVGCVNLDRNLGSPARYLDCLQFMLAPFPAGGDPFTDGRPDRAPDVLTNSWGCPPVEGCDPGALRPATAALEAAGILVVAAAGNTGPDCGSIVDPPAPYPDVLTVGAVGRDRTVTEFSSRGPAAGGAGKPDLVAPGAGILSAMPGGGYATLDGTSMATPQVAGVVALMWSANPALVGDLARTRGILRDTAQPAGPADLSCGPAAASTGAGLVDAFAAVRAARP; encoded by the coding sequence ATGTTGGCCGACGCACCTCCTCCGCCGGGTCACGGCTTCCCGCCGGGCACCGGCCGTCCGCCCGGCCCGTGGCCGGTGGTGGCCGCCGCGCTCGCCGGTGGCTGGACGGTCGCCCTCGCCGCGCTGCTCCAGGTGGTCGGGTGGTCGGTCGAGCAGTTGCAGGTGGCCGCCGGGTGGGACCGGTGGGGGTGGCTCTGGCCGGTGCTCAGCCTGGTCACGGCCCTGCTGGCAGGCCTGCCCGCGGTGCTGCTGGCCCTGCTGCCCCGCTCGGCCGGGGTCCGGGCGGCCGGGCGCGGTTGGCTCAGCGCCGGGCTCGCCCTGATCGCCCTCGGCTCCCTGCGGGCGCTTCCGCCGGTGCACCACGAGCTGTACCTGGCGGTGCTGGCCGCGACGGCGGCTCTGCTCGCGGCGCTGGCCACCCGCCTGCCCGCCCCGACCACCGCGACCCGGCACCCCGGCCCGCCCTGGCAGCTTGGCCCGCACCCGCACCCGCAGCCCGGCCCGGACCCGCAGCTCACGCCGGACCGGCAGGCCGGGCACGGTCCGCGCGGGGTGGCGGGCGGTGCCGGCCGACCCCGGGCGGTCACCCTGCTGGCGGTGGCGGCCGGGCTGGCCCTACTGGTGCCGTGGGTCTGGTTCGGCGCGCTCGGCGGGCTGCTGGAGACGGTGCTCGCCGGGCTCGCCGCGACGGCGCTCGGCGTGCTGGCCGGGGCGCTGCTGGGCGACCGGTTCTGGTCCCCGTTCACCGGCGACGGGCCGCCCCGGGCCGCCCGTACCGTGCTGGTCGGCGGCCTGGTCGCCGGCATCGTCCTGCTGCTGCTCGTCGCCGGCACCGGCCAGTCCGGCGCCCAGCTTCCCGCGCTGCTGTACGTGCCACCGCTCGGTTTCGTGCTCGGCGCGTGCCAGGTGGCGGCCCGGCGGGCCGGCGCACCGGCCGGGGCCGCGCCGGTCCGCTGGCTGGTCGGCCTGGCGGTGTTCGGTCCACTGGCCCTCACCGACCCGGAGGAGATCTCGATCCTGCTGGCCACCACCCGCGACGTGCCGTACTGGGTCGCGGTGGCGACCGGCGTCGGGCTCGCCGTCGCGGTCGTCCTGGCCATCGGGTACGGGGTGCTGCTCGCCCGGCCACACGGGCGTGCCCCCGGCCGGCTGGTCGCCGCGTCGAGCGCGGCCGTCCTGCTCCTCACCGTCGGCGTGGTGGAGGTGACCGCCGGCCGCCCCGGCCTGTACGGCGAGCGGCTGCTGGTGGTGCTCCGCGAGCAGGCCGACCTCTCCGACCTACCCGCTGGTACGCCCGGTCGCGCCGGCCGGGCGGCACGGACCGCCGAGGTCCACCGCCGGCTGGTGGCCACCGCCGAGCGCACCCAGGGCGCGCTGCGCCGGGACCTCACCCGGCTACGCCTCGACCCGACGCCGTACTACCTGGTCAACGCGATCGAGACCGACGGCGGACCGGCGGTGCGGGCCTGGCTCTCCACCCGGCCCGAGGTGGCCCGGGTGCTGGTCAGCCAGCGGCTCCGGCCGTTGCCCGCACCGGCACCGGCCAGCCGGGGTGACCAGCCCGCCCCGACCGGCCCGGAGTGGAACATCCGGATGCTCGGTGCCGACCGGGTCTGGTCGGAGTTGGGTGTCACCGGCACCGGGGTCGTGATCGGCAGTTCGGACTCCGGGGTCGACGGCACCCACCCGGCGCTGGCCGCCGGCTTCCGGGGCGGCGACGACTCCTGGTACGACCCGTGGGACCACACCCGCGCCCCGACCGACACCGGAGGTCACGGCACCCACACCACGGGCAGCGCGGTGGGGCGCGACGGTATCGGGGTGGCCCCGGGCGCGCAGTGGGTGGGCTGCGTCAACCTCGACCGCAACCTGGGCAGCCCGGCGCGCTACCTGGACTGCCTGCAGTTCATGCTGGCCCCGTTCCCGGCCGGTGGTGACCCGTTCACCGACGGTCGACCGGATCGGGCGCCGGACGTGCTCACCAACTCGTGGGGGTGTCCACCGGTGGAGGGCTGCGACCCGGGTGCGTTGCGTCCGGCGACGGCCGCGCTGGAGGCCGCCGGCATCCTGGTGGTGGCCGCCGCCGGCAACACCGGGCCGGACTGCGGGTCGATCGTCGACCCGCCCGCGCCGTACCCGGACGTGCTGACGGTGGGCGCGGTCGGCCGCGACCGGACGGTGACCGAGTTCTCCAGCCGTGGTCCCGCCGCTGGCGGGGCGGGCAAACCCGACCTGGTCGCCCCCGGGGCGGGGATCCTGTCCGCGATGCCCGGCGGCGGCTACGCCACCCTGGACGGCACCTCGATGGCCACCCCGCAGGTGGCGGGGGTGGTGGCGTTGATGTGGTCGGCGAACCCGGCGCTCGTCGGTGACCTGGCCCGGACCAGGGGCATCCTGCGGGACACCGCGCAGCCGGCCGGACCCGCCGACCTCAGTTGCGGCCCGGCGGCGGCGTCGACCGGAGCCGGCCTGGTCGACGCGTTCGCGGCGGTCCGGGCGGCCCGGCCCTGA
- a CDS encoding glycerol-3-phosphate dehydrogenase/oxidase, whose amino-acid sequence MRDPNVTRVAAGQLSPVRRAADLRRLRAERFDVLVIGGGATGAGAALDAASRGLKVALVEARDFAAGTSSRSSKLIHGGLRYLEQLEFHLVHEALTERGLLATRLAPHLVRPVPFLIPLPAGKGLRDLPARLFRRSYYGAGVAAYDAFAGIFGTGRGMPLHRHLSREGARRVFPSLRADALAGAIRYYDGQVDDARLVVTLARTAASMGATVVSSARAVGLVRQAREVTGVRVRDLEAPAGSPDAEFEVRARTVIAATGVWSDDMSRMLNDVGLRPGIRVRASKGVHLVVPRSAITGETGLIVRTATSVLFVIPWGGHWIIGTTDTDWQLDRSHPAASARDIRYLLDQVNTVLDRPLSSADIEGVYAGLRPLLAGEADSTSKLSREHAVFEPMLGLLLVAGGKYTTYRVMAADVVDRAAHRLGGVRPSRTADLPLLGADGYAAMWRDRADLARRHGVPVGVVEHLLERYGTLTLELLTLIAADPLLASPLAGAPEYLAAEVTYAARSEGALHLEDVLTRRTRISFETSHRGLDSAGHTAELMGAVLGWDATTREREVAHYRARVEAERESQLMPDDATADAARLGAPDVRGFAADRGVDGGAGGPIELPTPLR is encoded by the coding sequence GTGCGTGACCCCAACGTGACCCGAGTCGCCGCCGGCCAGCTCTCTCCGGTGCGCCGTGCCGCGGACCTGCGCCGGCTCCGGGCCGAGCGGTTCGACGTGCTGGTCATCGGCGGTGGGGCGACCGGCGCGGGTGCCGCGCTCGATGCCGCCTCCCGGGGGCTCAAGGTCGCCCTGGTCGAGGCCCGCGACTTCGCCGCCGGCACGTCCAGCCGGTCCAGCAAGCTGATCCACGGCGGCCTGCGCTACCTGGAGCAGCTGGAGTTCCACCTGGTCCACGAGGCGTTGACCGAGCGGGGGCTGCTCGCCACCCGGCTCGCCCCGCACCTGGTCCGGCCGGTCCCGTTCCTGATCCCGCTCCCCGCCGGCAAGGGCCTGCGGGACCTGCCGGCCCGGCTGTTCCGGCGCTCCTACTACGGCGCCGGGGTGGCCGCCTACGACGCGTTCGCCGGGATCTTCGGCACCGGTCGGGGAATGCCGCTGCACCGGCACCTGAGCCGTGAGGGGGCCCGCCGGGTCTTCCCCAGCCTGCGCGCCGACGCGCTGGCCGGGGCGATCCGCTACTACGACGGCCAGGTCGACGACGCCCGGCTGGTGGTGACCCTGGCCCGTACCGCCGCCAGCATGGGCGCCACCGTGGTGAGCAGTGCCCGCGCCGTCGGGCTGGTGCGGCAGGCCCGGGAGGTCACCGGGGTCAGGGTCCGCGACCTGGAGGCCCCCGCCGGCTCCCCGGACGCCGAGTTCGAGGTACGCGCCCGTACCGTCATCGCCGCCACCGGCGTGTGGAGCGACGACATGTCCCGGATGCTCAACGACGTCGGGCTGCGCCCCGGCATCCGGGTCCGGGCCTCCAAGGGGGTGCATCTGGTGGTGCCCCGCTCGGCGATCACCGGTGAGACCGGGCTGATCGTGCGTACCGCGACGAGTGTGCTGTTCGTCATCCCCTGGGGCGGGCACTGGATCATCGGGACCACCGACACCGACTGGCAGCTGGACCGTTCCCACCCGGCCGCCTCCGCCCGGGACATCCGGTACCTGCTGGACCAGGTCAACACCGTGCTGGACCGTCCGTTGTCCAGCGCCGACATCGAGGGCGTCTACGCGGGGCTGCGCCCGCTGCTGGCCGGCGAGGCCGACTCCACCTCCAAGCTCTCCCGGGAGCACGCGGTCTTCGAGCCGATGCTCGGGCTGCTGCTGGTGGCCGGCGGCAAGTACACGACCTACCGGGTGATGGCCGCCGACGTGGTCGACCGGGCCGCCCACCGGCTCGGCGGCGTACGACCGTCGCGCACCGCCGACCTGCCGCTGCTCGGCGCGGACGGGTACGCCGCCATGTGGCGGGACCGCGCCGACCTGGCCCGCCGGCACGGGGTGCCGGTGGGTGTGGTCGAGCACCTGCTGGAGCGGTACGGCACGCTCACCCTGGAACTGCTGACGCTGATCGCCGCGGATCCGCTGCTCGCCTCGCCGCTGGCCGGCGCACCCGAGTACCTGGCCGCCGAGGTGACCTACGCCGCCCGCTCCGAGGGCGCGCTGCACCTGGAGGACGTGCTGACCCGGCGTACCCGGATCTCCTTCGAGACGAGCCACCGGGGGCTCGACTCGGCCGGGCACACGGCGGAGCTGATGGGCGCGGTGCTCGGTTGGGACGCGACCACCCGGGAGCGGGAGGTCGCGCACTACCGCGCCCGGGTCGAGGCGGAGCGGGAGTCCCAGCTCATGCCGGACGACGCGACCGCCGACGCGGCCCGGCTGGGTGCCCCCGACGTCCGGGGATTCGCCGCCGACCGGGGGGTGGACGGCGGCGCGGGTGGCCCGATCGAGCTGCCGACGCCCCTGCGCTGA
- a CDS encoding FAD-binding oxidoreductase encodes MVGSPLLDDLRAALGDEAVLTDPDLLRLHRRDEADLCAAGTPLVVVRPRDTAQVAAVVRAAARHGVPVVPQGARTGLAGAANAVDGAVVLSTVAMTTIREIDPVARIAVVQPGVVNATLAGAVRGHGLYYPPDPGSWESSTIGGNVSTNAGGMCCVKYGVTAEYVLGLEVVLASGEVLRTGRRTAKGVAGYDLTRLFVGAEGTLGVITEVTVALRPTPEESLTMVAVFDSTAGAGTAVAGIAARGLTPSLLELLDRTHLRAIETYRPMGLRTDARALLLAAVDTGPRAAADLARIAEVCTAAGAGEVYTATDAVEAAALLQARRLAHPAMERFAADTYPDGNGGLIIDDVAVPRGALATLLDGVDRIAAECAVPIGVVGHAGDGNLHPNIVVDRADPASLARGRRAFDEIIRLGLELGGTCTGEHGVGLLKRDWLAREVGPVGMRVHQAIKAALDPTGLLNPGKVL; translated from the coding sequence ATGGTTGGCTCCCCCCTCCTCGACGACCTACGGGCGGCCCTCGGCGACGAGGCCGTCCTCACCGACCCGGACCTGCTCCGGCTGCACCGCCGCGACGAGGCGGACCTCTGCGCCGCCGGCACCCCGCTGGTGGTCGTCCGTCCCCGGGACACCGCACAGGTGGCGGCGGTGGTGCGGGCGGCGGCCCGGCACGGCGTACCGGTGGTGCCGCAGGGGGCGCGGACCGGCCTGGCCGGCGCGGCGAACGCGGTGGACGGCGCGGTCGTGCTGAGCACCGTCGCGATGACCACGATCCGGGAGATCGACCCGGTGGCCCGGATCGCCGTGGTGCAGCCGGGCGTGGTGAACGCCACGCTGGCCGGGGCGGTCCGCGGGCACGGGCTGTACTACCCGCCGGACCCGGGCTCCTGGGAGTCCTCCACCATCGGCGGCAACGTCTCCACCAACGCCGGCGGCATGTGCTGCGTCAAGTACGGGGTGACCGCCGAGTACGTGCTGGGGCTGGAGGTGGTGCTCGCCTCCGGCGAGGTGCTGCGCACCGGTCGGCGTACCGCCAAGGGGGTCGCCGGGTACGACCTCACCCGGCTCTTCGTCGGCGCGGAGGGCACCCTCGGCGTGATCACCGAGGTCACCGTGGCGCTCCGGCCGACGCCCGAGGAGTCGCTGACCATGGTGGCGGTCTTCGACTCGACCGCCGGGGCGGGGACGGCGGTGGCCGGGATCGCCGCCCGGGGGCTCACCCCGAGCCTGCTGGAGCTGCTCGACCGGACGCACCTGCGGGCGATCGAGACGTACCGGCCGATGGGGTTGCGGACCGATGCCCGTGCGCTGCTGCTCGCCGCCGTCGACACCGGCCCCCGGGCGGCGGCCGACCTGGCCCGGATCGCCGAGGTCTGCACGGCGGCCGGTGCCGGGGAGGTCTACACGGCCACCGACGCGGTGGAGGCGGCGGCGCTGCTCCAGGCCCGTCGGCTGGCCCACCCGGCGATGGAGAGGTTCGCCGCCGACACCTACCCGGACGGCAACGGTGGCCTGATCATCGACGACGTGGCGGTGCCCCGGGGCGCGCTCGCCACGCTGCTGGACGGGGTGGACCGGATCGCCGCCGAGTGCGCGGTGCCGATCGGTGTGGTCGGCCACGCCGGGGACGGCAACCTGCACCCGAACATCGTGGTGGACCGGGCCGACCCGGCGAGCCTGGCGCGGGGCCGGCGGGCCTTCGACGAGATCATCCGGCTCGGCCTGGAGCTGGGCGGCACCTGCACCGGCGAACACGGCGTCGGGCTGCTCAAGCGGGACTGGCTGGCCCGGGAGGTCGGCCCGGTCGGCATGCGGGTGCATCAGGCGATCAAGGCGGCGCTCGACCCGACCGGCCTGCTCAACCCGGGCAAGGTGCTCTGA
- a CDS encoding DUF4031 domain-containing protein: protein MLYLDRPAWPWRGRLWSHLISDVSPAELHAFAEMLGAPRRGFDRDHYDIPADRFAVAVWLGARVVPSREIVRLLYAAGLRRPKHLAGSGDLIRP, encoded by the coding sequence ATGCTCTACCTGGACCGGCCCGCCTGGCCGTGGCGCGGTCGGCTCTGGTCGCACCTGATCAGCGATGTCTCCCCGGCCGAGCTGCACGCCTTCGCCGAGATGCTCGGGGCGCCCCGGCGGGGTTTCGACCGGGACCACTACGACATCCCCGCCGACCGGTTCGCGGTGGCGGTGTGGCTCGGCGCCCGGGTGGTGCCCAGCCGGGAGATCGTCCGCCTGCTGTACGCCGCCGGCCTGCGCCGCCCGAAACACCTCGCCGGCTCCGGGGACCTCATCCGCCCCTGA
- a CDS encoding HD domain-containing protein yields MTELIDRWRVAARAAGAAGAADDRPLAAAGAALLARWAEPHRRYHTTHHLRAVLDLVDRHADLADRPERVALAAWTHDAVYDPRAAGDANERASAELAGVLLTGLGVPAATVAEVRRLVLLTAGHAVTPGDRDGALLCDADLAILATPPEIYDGYTAAIRAEYSHVPEPDFRAGRAKVLDGLLALPALFRLPPLADRWEAPARANLRRELATLRRGRGCPPTARPASRAGVRGG; encoded by the coding sequence GTGACCGAGCTGATCGACCGTTGGCGGGTGGCGGCACGGGCCGCCGGGGCCGCCGGGGCCGCCGACGACCGGCCGCTGGCCGCCGCCGGTGCCGCGCTGCTGGCCCGCTGGGCAGAGCCGCACCGGCGTTACCACACCACCCACCACCTGCGGGCGGTGCTGGATCTGGTGGACCGGCACGCCGACCTCGCCGACCGGCCGGAACGGGTCGCGCTCGCCGCCTGGACGCACGATGCCGTGTACGACCCGCGCGCCGCCGGGGACGCCAACGAACGGGCCAGCGCCGAGCTGGCCGGCGTCCTGCTCACCGGCCTCGGGGTGCCGGCCGCCACGGTGGCCGAGGTCCGTCGGCTGGTGCTGCTCACCGCGGGGCACGCGGTCACCCCCGGGGACCGCGACGGTGCCCTGCTCTGCGACGCCGACCTGGCGATCCTGGCCACACCCCCCGAGATCTACGACGGGTACACCGCCGCGATCCGCGCCGAGTACTCCCACGTGCCCGAGCCGGACTTCCGCGCCGGCCGGGCGAAGGTCCTCGACGGGCTGCTCGCGTTGCCCGCCCTCTTCCGGCTGCCCCCGTTGGCCGACCGGTGGGAGGCGCCCGCCCGCGCGAACCTGCGCCGCGAGCTGGCGACCCTGCGCCGAGGGCGAGGCTGCCCGCCGACCGCCCGCCCCGCGTCCCGGGCCGGCGTCAGGGGCGGATGA
- a CDS encoding FUSC family protein yields the protein MARDRRPSLRRRVGLGDDRDDVDSARIAEAMDYLRHRGRATLHDRLHQVRMALGLAVQAGLAAALAWIVSHHLLGNPQPVFAPISAVGTLAASVGQRLRRTVELIVGVAVGVFLGDVLIYFLGTGGWQLGLVVTAAILLTTFFGASVAVVIQAAATAVLIVTLSPSTDDLELPRFVDAFVGGGIALLVTAILLPLNPLRVINRAARPALDLLAGQLDACAQALRERDRAAAQRALDRLRENKEELATLAEAIEGAKETSTLSPARWHRRSELTHYAEAAEPIDRAMRNSGTLIRRSVTMIEDGEAVPEPMPDAVAHLAEAVRLLRHEFAAGEEPEQARERSLRAVSEAGRAYDQGVGFSGSVVVAQVRTTASDLLVASGIDQEEANRLIRQAFGGQGAPDRGPAAPDSAAKTPSAPPLG from the coding sequence GTGGCCCGGGACCGACGACCGTCGCTGCGGCGTCGCGTCGGGCTGGGCGACGACCGGGACGACGTCGACTCCGCGCGGATCGCCGAGGCGATGGACTATCTGCGTCACCGGGGCCGGGCGACCCTGCACGACCGGTTGCACCAGGTCCGGATGGCGCTGGGCCTGGCCGTGCAGGCGGGGCTCGCCGCCGCCCTGGCCTGGATCGTGTCGCACCACCTGCTGGGCAATCCGCAGCCGGTCTTCGCGCCGATCTCGGCGGTGGGCACCCTGGCCGCCTCGGTGGGCCAGCGGCTGCGGCGGACCGTGGAGCTGATCGTCGGGGTGGCGGTCGGGGTGTTCCTCGGCGACGTCCTGATCTACTTCCTGGGCACCGGTGGTTGGCAACTCGGGCTGGTGGTGACCGCGGCCATCCTGCTCACCACCTTCTTCGGGGCGAGCGTGGCGGTGGTGATCCAGGCCGCCGCCACCGCCGTGCTGATCGTCACCCTGAGCCCGTCCACCGACGATCTGGAGCTGCCCCGGTTCGTCGACGCGTTCGTCGGCGGCGGCATCGCCCTGCTGGTCACGGCGATCCTGTTGCCGCTGAACCCGCTCCGGGTGATCAACCGGGCGGCCCGGCCCGCGTTGGACCTGCTCGCCGGCCAGCTCGACGCCTGCGCCCAGGCGCTGCGCGAGCGGGACCGGGCCGCCGCCCAGCGGGCGTTGGACCGGCTCCGGGAGAACAAGGAGGAACTGGCCACCCTGGCCGAGGCGATCGAGGGGGCGAAGGAGACCAGCACGCTCTCCCCGGCCCGGTGGCACCGGCGCAGCGAACTGACCCACTACGCCGAGGCGGCCGAGCCGATCGACCGGGCGATGCGCAACAGCGGCACCCTGATCCGGCGGTCGGTCACCATGATCGAGGACGGGGAGGCGGTGCCGGAGCCGATGCCGGACGCGGTGGCCCACCTGGCCGAGGCGGTTCGTCTGCTGCGGCACGAGTTCGCCGCCGGGGAGGAGCCGGAGCAGGCCCGGGAACGGTCCCTGCGCGCGGTCAGCGAGGCGGGTCGGGCGTACGACCAGGGGGTCGGGTTCTCCGGCAGCGTGGTGGTCGCACAGGTGCGGACCACCGCAAGCGACCTGCTGGTGGCGTCCGGCATCGACCAGGAGGAGGCCAACCGGCTGATCCGGCAGGCCTTCGGCGGCCAGGGTGCGCCGGACCGGGGACCGGCCGCGCCGGACTCCGCTGCGAAGACCCCGAGCGCCCCGCCGCTCGGCTGA
- a CDS encoding GroES family chaperonin: MTVDPNLDTGLPIRLLHDRVLVKVDGSEGERRSTAGIVIPATAAVGKRLAWATAVGVGPHVRAVVAGDRVLFDPDDRSEVELHGRGYVLLRERDVHAVAAERVEHEPTGNTGLYL; the protein is encoded by the coding sequence GTGACCGTCGACCCGAACCTCGACACCGGCCTGCCGATCCGCCTGCTGCACGACCGGGTGCTGGTGAAGGTGGACGGCAGCGAGGGCGAACGCCGCTCCACCGCAGGCATCGTCATCCCCGCCACCGCCGCCGTCGGCAAACGGCTGGCCTGGGCCACCGCCGTGGGGGTGGGACCGCACGTCCGCGCCGTCGTGGCCGGCGACCGGGTGCTCTTCGACCCCGACGACCGCTCCGAGGTCGAACTGCACGGCCGGGGGTACGTCCTGCTGCGCGAGCGGGACGTGCACGCCGTCGCCGCCGAGCGGGTGGAGCACGAGCCCACCGGTAACACCGGCCTCTACCTGTAG